From one Melioribacteraceae bacterium genomic stretch:
- a CDS encoding class I SAM-dependent methyltransferase, whose amino-acid sequence MTSNQEQIFFEIHTDTPREGPGNFESTKAAYSLLTELSEKLIILDVGCGPGKQTLDLANISHGQIIAVDNHKPYIDKLNEMAAELNLSSRVSGQVGDMNNLQFDENTFDVIWAEGSVYQMGIGKALSLWKRFLKTNGYIVFSELCWLRNDRPEEIENYWNSFYGEIKTIDSVIKFLSNTDYKFIGSFVLPDNAWWDNYYTPLTNRINELKKKYANDPKAMQVLENESLEMEMHKKYSAYYGYSFFVVRKVN is encoded by the coding sequence ATGACCTCAAATCAAGAACAAATTTTTTTCGAAATTCACACCGACACACCGCGCGAAGGTCCCGGTAATTTTGAATCGACTAAAGCGGCATATTCATTATTAACCGAACTGTCCGAAAAACTGATCATTCTTGATGTAGGATGCGGACCCGGGAAGCAAACGCTTGATCTTGCAAACATTTCACATGGACAAATTATCGCAGTTGATAATCACAAACCATACATTGATAAACTTAATGAAATGGCTGCTGAACTTAACTTATCATCAAGAGTTTCCGGACAAGTTGGAGATATGAACAATCTTCAATTTGATGAAAACACATTTGATGTTATCTGGGCTGAAGGTTCCGTCTATCAAATGGGTATCGGTAAAGCGTTATCACTTTGGAAACGGTTTCTTAAAACAAACGGTTACATAGTCTTTAGTGAATTGTGCTGGTTAAGAAATGATCGTCCCGAAGAAATTGAAAATTATTGGAATTCATTTTACGGAGAAATAAAAACAATCGATTCGGTAATAAAGTTTTTATCTAATACTGATTATAAATTCATAGGCAGTTTTGTATTACCTGATAATGCATGGTGGGATAATTATTATACTCCACTTACAAACAGAATTAATGAACTGAAGAAAAAATACGCAAACGATCCGAAAGCCATGCAAGTTTTAGAAAACGAATCACTTGAAATGGAAATGCATAAAAAATATTCTGCCTATTATGGGTATTCGTTTTTTGTTGTAAGGAAAGTTAATTAG
- a CDS encoding SDR family NAD(P)-dependent oxidoreductase produces the protein MEFKNKTILLTGASTGIGKEIVKKLIQIDCTLILLARRTNLIEEYLSEINLKRAETIVLECDVSNKKSVNESMIKIKSKIKNDLDIAILNAGISYRTDITEFNSKHAEEIFGVNVMGIIYWVEQLLPEMMNRKNGMIVGVSSLADSRGHAKSEFYCASKAAATKILEGLRVELHPYNIKVITVKPGFVETPMTSKNKFKMPLLMKPEKAADIILNGIEKEKPVIAFPIPIVFASWLGGILPSRVYGFFAKRMKVR, from the coding sequence ATGGAATTCAAAAACAAAACAATTTTGCTCACGGGAGCTTCAACAGGAATTGGGAAGGAAATTGTCAAAAAACTTATCCAGATTGACTGTACTTTAATTTTATTAGCACGAAGAACAAATCTGATTGAAGAATATCTCTCCGAGATTAATCTTAAACGTGCTGAAACAATTGTTTTAGAATGTGATGTTTCGAATAAAAAATCTGTTAATGAGAGTATGATTAAGATTAAGAGTAAGATCAAGAATGATTTAGACATTGCCATACTTAATGCGGGAATAAGTTACAGAACGGATATAACCGAATTTAATTCCAAACATGCCGAAGAAATTTTCGGTGTGAATGTAATGGGAATTATTTATTGGGTTGAACAGTTGCTCCCAGAAATGATGAATCGTAAAAATGGAATGATTGTCGGCGTCTCAAGTCTAGCCGATAGTCGCGGTCATGCTAAAAGTGAATTCTATTGTGCAAGTAAAGCCGCAGCTACAAAAATTCTTGAAGGATTGCGAGTTGAATTACATCCATATAATATAAAAGTAATAACTGTTAAACCGGGTTTTGTAGAAACTCCGATGACATCAAAAAATAAATTTAAAATGCCGCTATTAATGAAACCTGAGAAAGCTGCCGATATAATTTTAAATGGAATTGAAAAAGAAAAACCTGTAATTGCATTTCCAATACCGATAGTATTTGCATCATGGCTCGGTGGAATTTTGCCCAGTAGAGTTTATGGGTTTTTTGCGAAGCGGATGAAAGTACGCTGA
- a CDS encoding DUF3109 family protein, with protein MRRNFIEIDDVILNPEIFETKFTCDLEKCKGACCTMESEYGAPIKQEEIDKINGKLHIIKEYLPKRHVDEIETSGFWVEKYGQLMTQSIDNKACVFVYFDNEIARCGIEKAYEEGKINFQKPISCHLFPIRVSEFGGDILRFEEYSECQPALQKGEETKLTVLEFCKDSLKRLYGSQWFEKAKHYLGN; from the coding sequence ATGAGACGAAATTTTATAGAAATAGATGACGTAATTTTGAACCCGGAAATTTTTGAGACGAAATTTACTTGCGATCTTGAAAAATGCAAAGGCGCGTGCTGTACCATGGAAAGCGAATATGGCGCACCGATAAAACAAGAAGAAATTGATAAAATTAACGGGAAATTGCATATTATTAAGGAATATTTACCAAAACGGCATGTCGATGAAATTGAAACAAGCGGATTTTGGGTGGAAAAATATGGTCAATTAATGACTCAAAGTATTGACAATAAGGCTTGTGTATTTGTTTATTTCGATAATGAAATTGCACGATGTGGAATTGAAAAAGCATACGAAGAGGGAAAAATAAATTTTCAAAAACCGATTTCATGTCACCTTTTTCCAATACGTGTTTCAGAGTTTGGTGGTGATATTTTGCGTTTCGAAGAGTATTCGGAATGCCAACCTGCATTACAAAAGGGTGAAGAAACTAAATTAACCGTGTTAGAATTTTGCAAAGATTCGCTGAAAAGACTTTACGGATCTCAGTGGTTTGAAAAAGCAAAGCATTACTTGGGCAATTAA
- the rpoN gene encoding RNA polymerase factor sigma-54, which yields MLSLQQKFSLQQKLSPQQIQYQKLLQLNTLALEQRIKTELELNPILEEILDEELELKEEQDDPEDALDTEEEYDSADDEFDIEDYMNDEQLDNDRMNRSPDEEHTQPIAPQRTTLKELLVEQLHMLDLTEEELIIGENIIGSLSREGYFKDNLEKIVKELKLFEELDITYEQAERVLAIVQTLEPVGIGARDLQECLLLQIRNSSYDPYYSYLAEKILTNHYKEFVNKRFDIIEKEMNLTRETLRTTLDLIQHLNPKPGEGNIEEEESNQITPDFLIEKVDNNYIVTLNDKTMPSLTISQTYLEMIDTNKRRRKMNERDKETHKFLREKFESAKWFIASIQQRRHTLMKIMRAILEKQYHFFESGPKHLKPMIYKDIADEIGMDISTISRVVNGKYVQSPQGIHELKYFFSEGLSTDSGDEISNKHIKELIKEIIDSESKKSPFSDEKISKMLQDKGIHIARRTVAKYREQLKLPVARLRKEL from the coding sequence ATGTTATCATTACAGCAAAAATTTTCATTACAACAAAAACTTTCTCCTCAGCAGATTCAATATCAGAAATTGCTGCAGCTGAATACATTAGCTCTTGAGCAACGGATTAAAACCGAACTTGAATTGAACCCGATTCTGGAAGAAATCCTTGATGAAGAATTAGAGTTAAAAGAAGAACAAGACGATCCGGAAGATGCTTTAGATACCGAAGAAGAATACGACAGCGCCGATGACGAGTTTGATATTGAAGACTACATGAATGACGAGCAGTTAGATAATGATCGAATGAATAGAAGTCCCGATGAAGAACACACCCAACCGATTGCTCCACAACGTACCACTTTAAAAGAACTGCTTGTTGAACAACTTCATATGCTTGATTTGACTGAAGAAGAACTTATAATTGGGGAGAATATAATCGGCAGTTTGAGTAGAGAAGGTTACTTTAAAGATAATCTTGAAAAGATTGTAAAAGAACTAAAACTCTTCGAAGAGCTTGATATTACTTATGAACAAGCCGAAAGAGTTCTAGCCATTGTTCAAACTTTAGAACCGGTTGGAATTGGTGCGCGTGATCTTCAAGAATGTTTACTTCTTCAAATAAGAAATTCTTCTTACGATCCTTATTATTCCTACCTAGCCGAAAAGATCTTGACCAATCATTATAAAGAATTCGTTAATAAGCGGTTTGATATAATTGAAAAGGAAATGAATCTTACCCGCGAAACACTTCGGACAACTTTGGATTTGATTCAACACTTAAATCCAAAACCGGGCGAAGGAAATATTGAAGAAGAAGAATCTAATCAAATTACACCTGATTTCTTAATTGAAAAAGTTGATAATAACTATATAGTTACGCTTAACGATAAAACAATGCCTTCGCTTACAATCAGCCAGACTTATCTTGAAATGATTGATACAAATAAGCGAAGAAGAAAAATGAATGAGCGCGATAAAGAAACTCATAAATTTCTTCGTGAAAAATTTGAATCAGCAAAATGGTTTATCGCTTCAATTCAGCAACGCCGTCATACTTTAATGAAAATTATGCGCGCAATTCTGGAAAAACAATATCACTTTTTTGAAAGCGGTCCCAAACACTTAAAACCGATGATCTATAAAGATATTGCCGATGAAATCGGTATGGATATTTCAACGATAAGTCGTGTCGTAAATGGTAAGTATGTACAAAGTCCGCAAGGTATTCATGAATTGAAATATTTCTTTAGCGAAGGACTTTCAACCGATTCCGGTGATGAAATTTCCAACAAACACATTAAAGAACTTATTAAAGAAATAATTGACAGTGAATCAAAGAAATCTCCTTTCAGCGACGAAAAAATTTCCAAAATGCTTCAAGATAAAGGAATTCATATAGCACGACGTACAGTTGCAAAATATAGAGAGCAGTTAAAACTCCCCGTTGCCCGTCTGCGAAAAGAGTTATGA
- a CDS encoding methyltransferase, with protein sequence MTLLLDTLIIVVLFLLFGYSHSLLASNKVKRKLAEQIGDKIAFYRLFYNFTSVLTFFLIYVLSPKPDLIIYDLIYPWDIVIFVVQLFALIGFLWAASAVNASEFFGIAQIKRYLNGSYNPSELDERYELKKIGAFKYSRQPIYFFSILFLGLRPTMDFFYLVFFLCLTIYFIVGSIYEEKKLTELFGDEYVQYQKETPWMVPIKFFKRS encoded by the coding sequence ATGACACTTCTTCTGGATACTTTAATAATAGTTGTTCTATTCCTATTGTTTGGTTACTCTCATTCTCTTCTCGCATCAAACAAAGTCAAAAGAAAGCTTGCTGAACAAATCGGTGATAAAATAGCTTTCTATAGATTGTTTTATAATTTTACTTCGGTGCTTACTTTTTTCCTTATCTATGTATTATCGCCCAAACCCGATCTAATTATTTATGATTTAATTTATCCGTGGGATATTGTTATTTTTGTAGTTCAGCTTTTTGCGTTAATCGGATTTTTATGGGCTGCGTCGGCAGTTAATGCTTCCGAGTTTTTTGGTATTGCTCAAATTAAGAGATACCTAAACGGCTCTTATAATCCGAGTGAACTTGATGAAAGATATGAATTGAAAAAGATCGGAGCTTTTAAGTATTCACGTCAACCGATTTATTTTTTCTCTATCCTGTTTCTGGGTTTAAGACCAACTATGGATTTCTTTTATCTTGTGTTCTTTTTATGCTTAACGATTTACTTCATAGTTGGTTCAATTTATGAAGAGAAAAAATTAACAGAACTTTTTGGTGATGAGTATGTTCAATATCAAAAAGAAACACCGTGGATGGTGCCAATAAAATTTTTTAAAAGATCATAA
- the hslV gene encoding ATP-dependent protease subunit HslV, with product MSNKIRSTTILGIIHNGVAAIGGDGQVSLGNTVMKHNSMKIRKLMNGQVVCGFAGSAADAFTLLGRFEEKLEQYNGNVSRSVVELAKDWRTDKYLRRLEAMLAVVSKDKTFVVSGTGDVIEPDDNIVAIGSGGMYALAAAKMLKKYSNLSAKEIVEEALNTAADICVYTNNHINVEVIEG from the coding sequence ATGAGTAACAAAATTAGATCAACAACAATTCTTGGAATAATTCACAACGGAGTTGCTGCGATTGGCGGTGATGGACAAGTATCGCTTGGTAATACGGTAATGAAACACAACTCCATGAAAATTAGAAAGTTAATGAATGGTCAAGTTGTATGCGGATTTGCGGGTTCAGCCGCCGATGCATTTACATTGCTTGGCAGATTTGAAGAAAAGTTGGAACAATATAACGGAAATGTAAGCCGTTCGGTAGTTGAACTTGCTAAGGATTGGCGAACCGATAAATATTTAAGAAGATTAGAAGCAATGTTGGCGGTCGTTTCAAAAGATAAAACATTTGTTGTGTCTGGGACAGGCGATGTAATTGAACCGGATGATAATATTGTCGCAATCGGTTCCGGTGGAATGTATGCACTAGCCGCGGCAAAAATGTTAAAGAAATACAGTAATCTTTCCGCAAAAGAAATAGTTGAAGAAGCTTTAAACACAGCGGCTGATATCTGTGTTTATACAAACAATCATATAAACGTTGAAGTAATAGAAGGATAA
- the hslU gene encoding ATP-dependent protease ATPase subunit HslU encodes MSNKLDLMKNLTPSQIVTELDKYIIGQGDAKRAVAIALRNRWRRQQVDEAIREEIVPNNIILIGPTGVGKTEIARRLAKLAGAPFIKVEASKFTEVGYVGRDVESMIRDLTELAVNMVRAEKTEEVQEKAEALAEERILDILIPPVKKPNQPSNTSVSTNVTDENEALQNEKTREWMRKKLEAGELDERMIEFDSTQPAVGMQVLGPVGFDDMGINIQELMSSMMPKKKKKRKTSIKDAKKILAQEEAAKLIDMEAVQREAVKRVQESGIVFIDEIDKIAGAKSQQGPDVSREGVQRDLLPIVEGSSVNTKYGVVKTDHILFIASGAFHVSKPSDLIPELQGRFPIRVELSSLNEEDFIKILTLPQNALLKQYTAMLNTEDVEIIFKEDAIKEVARTAAHVNTEVENIGARRLHTILTTLLEDILFDVPDKNTEKKFEITGKLVFDKLDSIVKDRDLSKYIL; translated from the coding sequence ATGTCTAACAAATTAGATTTAATGAAAAATTTAACACCATCTCAAATTGTAACCGAATTAGATAAATATATAATTGGTCAAGGCGATGCAAAACGTGCAGTTGCGATTGCATTAAGGAACAGATGGCGAAGACAGCAAGTTGATGAAGCAATTAGAGAAGAAATTGTTCCGAACAATATAATTCTAATAGGTCCGACCGGTGTAGGCAAAACAGAAATAGCAAGAAGATTGGCAAAGTTAGCAGGCGCTCCATTTATAAAAGTTGAAGCTTCCAAGTTTACCGAAGTCGGTTATGTTGGTCGTGATGTTGAATCAATGATACGAGACTTAACCGAACTTGCAGTTAATATGGTTCGCGCAGAAAAAACAGAAGAAGTTCAGGAAAAAGCCGAAGCACTTGCCGAAGAAAGAATACTTGATATTTTAATTCCTCCGGTAAAGAAACCAAATCAACCATCCAATACTTCGGTTTCAACAAACGTAACCGATGAAAACGAAGCACTTCAGAATGAAAAAACACGCGAGTGGATGCGAAAAAAATTAGAAGCTGGTGAACTCGATGAACGAATGATTGAATTTGATTCGACTCAACCCGCGGTTGGTATGCAGGTTCTTGGTCCGGTTGGATTTGATGATATGGGTATTAATATTCAAGAACTTATGAGCAGTATGATGCCTAAGAAAAAGAAAAAAAGAAAAACCTCAATAAAAGATGCAAAGAAAATTTTAGCTCAAGAAGAAGCAGCAAAATTAATTGACATGGAAGCTGTGCAGCGTGAAGCAGTAAAACGAGTTCAAGAATCCGGAATAGTTTTTATTGATGAGATTGATAAAATTGCGGGAGCCAAAAGCCAGCAAGGTCCAGATGTATCTCGCGAAGGTGTTCAACGTGATCTTCTTCCTATTGTCGAAGGTTCATCCGTAAATACAAAATACGGGGTTGTTAAAACCGATCATATTTTATTTATTGCATCCGGAGCATTTCATGTTTCTAAACCATCTGATTTAATTCCCGAACTTCAAGGAAGGTTTCCAATCAGAGTCGAACTTAGCAGCTTAAACGAAGAAGACTTTATTAAAATTCTTACTCTTCCTCAAAACGCATTACTTAAGCAATACACAGCAATGTTGAATACCGAAGATGTTGAAATAATTTTTAAAGAAGATGCAATAAAAGAAGTTGCGAGAACTGCAGCACATGTTAATACCGAAGTCGAGAATATTGGCGCTAGAAGACTTCATACAATTCTCACAACTTTATTGGAAGATATTTTATTCGATGTGCCGGATAAAAACACAGAAAAGAAATTTGAAATTACAGGTAAACTAGTCTTTGATAAACTCGATTCAATTGTTAAAGACAGAGATCTTAGTAAATATATTCTTTAA